A region of the Arenibacter antarcticus genome:
TGGTAAGGCCACTACGGGGTTTATGCTCCCCATTTCGGCGAATACAGGTATTGGTTCTCTTCGCTGATTTGCCAGCCTATACAGGGCCATTCCTCCGTTTATACTCCCTGTAAAACCTACTCCCTTAATTTTGGGGTGCATGGTTAACATTTGGCCAACCTCCACATCACTGCTGTTCAAGTTAGAGAAGACTCCATCTGGCATTCCCGTTTTTTGTGCGGCCTTAATTATTGCAGAAGCCACTAATTCCCCAGTTCCTGCATGCATAGGGTGACTCTTTACAATTACTGGACAACCGGCAGCTAAAGCACTAGCCGTATCTCCCCCTGCAGTAGAAAAGGCTAATGGAAAATTACTGGATCCAAATACAGCGATAGGACCAATGGGCAATAACATCTTACGAAGATCTACCTTTGGCATTGGTTCCCTTGCGGGTTGTGCAGTATCTATCGTGGCCTCTACCCAAGAACCCTCCATCAATAAGGCCGCAAATGCTTTCAATTGCCCCATGGTCCTGCCCCGTTCGCCTCTGGCCCTGCCTTCCGGCATTCCCGATTCCAGCATATATACGGTAATCAATTGCTCCCCTAATGCTTCTATTTCACTAGCAATGGTATTTAGAAAGTGGGCCCTTTCAGCTTGTGGAAGTTTGCTATAGGAATCAAACGCCTTGGTCGCCTTCTCTACTGCGGCATTTATTTCCTCATGATCTGCTTCATAAAAAGTCCATTGCGTGGGAATGTTTAATTTTGGATCAAAGGTTTGATATGTTTTGTTGCTTTTTGCCGATTGCTCTTCTCCTATGTAATTCTTGCCTGTAATCATTATATGTTTCTATTATATTAACCAACTCCCAACGAGTGGATTTTATACCACTAATTTAACATTTTAACTTAGCATTCAAAAGGTAGGAAGTATTAAGATTTTGTAAATCCACTGATCTTTAAGTGCCATCTTAAATTTGCGTTGGTTTGGGTCTGGTTTTTACCCCCTCTTCAATAATTTTCAATACTCTTTTTCTCTCTTCACCAGATAATGGTAGTCTTGGGGCACGGACAATCTCTGTTCCCAATCCAGTGGCCACTTCGGCCAATTTAATATTCTGAACCAATTGCGGGGTGATATCCAATTCCAACAAGGGCAAAAACCAACGGTAAATTGCCAAAGCTTCTTTAATCCTTCCGGCTTTGGCCAATTTATAGATAGCTACCGTTTCGGCCGGAAATGCACATACAAGGCCTGCCACCCAACCATCTGCCCCCATAAGGATACTCTCTAACCCAAGGGTATCTACCCCAGTCAAAATCTTTAATCGGTCGCCAAAACGATTTTTCATCCTAGTAATATTTGAAATATCCCGGGTAGACTCCTTAACTGCCTGTATATTGTTGATAGACAACAGTTCTTCAAACATATCCAACGTAACCATAATTCCATAATCTACGGGATTATTATACACCATAATTGACAAATCGGTACTTTTGGCCACGGCCTTAAAATAGGTTACTGTTTCCAAATCGTTTGCCTTATAGCGCATTGGCGGAAGCATCATTAAACCGCTAGCCCCAAATATCTCTGCCTTATGCGCCGCTGCAATAGCGCCTTTTGTTGTTTGTTCCGCAATATTGATTACAACAGGCACCATCCCGTTAACCATCCTTACCGTTTCTTGAATCAATGTGTTTTTTTCTTCATCCGTAAGGGTACTGGCCTCACCAAGGGTACCTCCCAAAATTATTCCGCTAACTCCGGCATTTAATTGAGCATTAATATTTACCTCGAACATTTCTAAATCTAAGGTGTCCGTCCTAGTAAACTTGGTCGTAACAGCTGGCATTACTCCTTCCCATTTCATCTCCATATTCAAAAAATTTATACGAACACCAAAATTAATCCATACGAAACCAATACTATAAAAGAATAGTAGCTAAAATTGAGCAGATATTACCTTGAAAAATAATCAAAAATGCTAAAATGACGGTCTATTAGGTTAAATTAATACCTCTTTAATCTTTAAGGTATAGGCCTTAGCAACTGAATCTGCCCAATGTCATAAGTGCGAATTGTTTGGTTAGTTTTATAAAAATACTAAGATAGATTCCTTTATATTTTCCCTATTTTTGAAAAATTTAGAATTAATTAATAATTAGATAATGAAAAGAATTTTGTTTGTTGCACTGGGCCTGACTATGGCGTGCAATTCATCGCAAAAAACCGTTACTAAACAGACGGATCAAAAGTTAGCGAATGTAGACCCATTTACCTACGCCGAAACAATTACGGAATCGGAATTAAAGGACCATCTATATATCTATGCCTCTGACGAATTTGAAGGTAGGGATACCGGGAAACCAGGACAGAAGATGGCTGTAGAATACATAAGGGCGGAATATGTTAAGTTGGGAATCCCAGCTGCAAAAGCGGACGGGGATTATTTTCAAGACGTTCCCTTAAGTATTAACAAATTACCTATAGGCGGCATCACCATTAACGGGAAGGATTATAGGAATGGTGAAGGAGTCCTCAGTTTTTCCAGTGCCTCGGGTAAATATGATAATTTAGTGTATGTGAGCAATGGCATTGAGGAAGAAAATTATTCGGATTATGCAGGATTGGACGTAAAGGGAAAAATAGTTTTGATGAAAGCAGGGGAGCCTGTGAATGCGGATGGCACCTACACCCTTTCTGGAAACGACGAAAAATCTGTTTGGAGCAATATGTCCGAATCTATTGGAAAAAGAATGGAATTGGCAGAAGCCAAAGGCGCTCTAGGAGTACTCTATTTTGATGGTGACAATTACAACAGGTTTAAGAATAGATTCAACTATATGCAGACTAATGATAGTGGGCGTATGGGTCTAAAAGCTGACGATGCAGGGGATTTTTTCAACTTAATCATAGATGCGACCATTGCAAATGCACTACTGCCCAATATATTGGAAGAGAATAAATCCAAATCGGTCCCTACCCAGCTAGAGCTGAATATAGAGAGTGATAACGAGGAAATTCATTCCGAAAATGTAGTAGCTTTTATAAAAGGTTCAGAGAAACCTAATGAGTACATTATTATTTCTTCCCACTTAGATCATGTAGGCGTAAATAAGGAAGGTGAAATTTTCAACGGTGCAGACGATGATGGTTCTGGAACTGTAGGAATGCTGGAAATAGCACAGGCCTTTAAAGCTGCGGCCGATGCAGGTCATGGTCCAAAAAGATCGATTGTATTTTTACACGTTACAGCGGAGGAGAAAGGTTTGTTGGGATCCAAGTTTTATGCAGACTACGACCCTATCTTTCCATTGGCCAACACAGTCGCCAATCTAAATATTGATATGATCGGGAGAATAGACCCAAACCGAAAAGGGGATAGAAATTATATTTATCTTATTGGTTCGGACAAGTTAAGTACTGAACTTCATGATCTTTCCGAAGAGGTTAACCAAAAATATATGAATATTGAATTGGATTATACCTATAACGATGAGAACGATCCCAACCGTTTTTATTACAGGAGCGACCATTATAATTTTGCCAAGAACAATATTCCGATTATATTTTATTTTAACGGGACTCATGAAGATTATCACCTACCTGGAGATACTCCTGATAAAATAAACTATGATCTTTTAGAAAACAGGTCGAGATTGGTATTCCTTACTGCTTGGGAGCTAGCCAATCGCGACGCAAGGATTATCGTAGACAAGGTGGCTAAATAATAGGCTAGTATTGTTGTCGTTTCACCTTTGAATAAACACATAAGAACGGGGACCTGAAATTAATTTCAAGTCCCCGTTCTTTGTTTAGTACAGGTTTACATCACCTTTAATATGGCTAATCGAGTACTGCCTAAAGCACAGGTGTAATGGGAATTCCTAAGAAAACCAGATAAGGTTATATTCCAAACAATCCTGAACTTTTATGTTGAACATCGTAATTATCACTATATTAATTTCAACAATTTATCAAATCGTTATAATTTAGCTCCAATTATATTTTCAGGGCAGTTGCCTGTTTTAAATAGTATACAAATAAGTAGTTTATAATATAGTAAAATGAAAAAAACATTATTCGATAAGGTTTGGGATTCCCATGTTGTACACACCATAGAAAATGGTCCTGACGTACTTTTTATAGATCGCCATATGATACATGAAGTTACTAGTCCTGTAGCTTTTCTTGGCTTAAAAAGCAGGGGCATTCCTGTGATGTATCCCGAAAAAACCTTTGCGACCGCAGATCACAATACCCCTACCATAAACCAACATTTACCGGTAGAAGATCCCCTTTCTGCCAATCAGCTTAGGGCATTGGAGGAAAATTCCAAATTACACGGTATCTCCTATTGGGGATTGGGGCATGAAAAAAACGGAATCGTTCACGTGGTTGGGCCGGAATATGGAATTACACAGCCTGGAGCCACTATAGTTTGTGGGGATTCACATACCTCTACGCATGGTGCTTTTGGTGCCATTGCCTTTGGTATAGGAACCTCGGAAGTAGAAATGGTATTGGCCACACAATGTATTATGCAACAAAAGGCCAAATCTATGCGGATCAATGTTAACGGGTCCCTAAGTCGAGGTGTCACCCCAAAAGATGTTGCCCTTTACATTATCTCTAAGCTTTCCACTTCTGGAGCTACTGGGTATTTTGTAGAATATGCTGGCGAAGTGTTCCGCAATATGAGTATGGAAGGTAGGATGACCGTCTGTAACCTAAGTATAGAAATGGGTGCCCGTGGCGGTATGATTGCTCCTGATGAACAAACCTTTGAATATATTAAAGGAAGAGAATTTACGCCAGTTGGAGAAGCTTGGGATAAAGCTATGGCCTATTGGAGTACCTTAAAAACAGACGATGGTGCACAATTTGATCAAGAAGTGACTTTTGATGCTGCCGATATTGAACCCATGATTACCTACGGTACCAATCCAGGTATGGGAATGGGAATTTCTAACGGGATACCTATGGCGGAAGCTGTGGAAGGCGGAGTAGCCACCTATAAAAAATCTCTTCAGTATATGGCCTTTAACGAAGGCGACAACATGATCGGTAAACCAATCGATTTTGTCTTTTTAGGAAGTTGTACCAACGGTCGTATAGAAGACTTTAGGGCTTTTGCTTCTATTGTAAAAGGAAGGAAGAAGGCTGATAATGTTACCGCATGGCTTGTACCGGGATCACATAATGTAGTAACCTCCATACGCGAGGAAGGTATTTTGGATATTTTACACGAAGCAGGATTTGAACTACGCGAACCAGGTTGCTCGGCTTGTTTGGCTATGAATGATGATAAGGTGCCTACTGGAAAATATGCCGTAAGTACCTCTAACCGAAATTTTGAAGGCAGACAAGGTCCAGGTTCAAGAACACTTTTGGCTAGTCCATTGGTGGCAGCTGCGGCAGCCGTTACAGGTAAGGTTACGGATCCAAGGGTGCTAATGGAAGAATTGGTTTAATAAACCCGAAGCTCCTATAAAATAAAATACAATTCGCGTAAAGCATAAAGTGCTAAGCATAAAAGTAATAAAAATGGCATACGATAAATTCAATATTTTAAAAACATCTGGAGTCCCACTTCCTATAGAAAATGTGGACACCGATCAAATAATTCCAGCTCGATTTCT
Encoded here:
- a CDS encoding aldehyde dehydrogenase (NADP(+)) translates to MITGKNYIGEEQSAKSNKTYQTFDPKLNIPTQWTFYEADHEEINAAVEKATKAFDSYSKLPQAERAHFLNTIASEIEALGEQLITVYMLESGMPEGRARGERGRTMGQLKAFAALLMEGSWVEATIDTAQPAREPMPKVDLRKMLLPIGPIAVFGSSNFPLAFSTAGGDTASALAAGCPVIVKSHPMHAGTGELVASAIIKAAQKTGMPDGVFSNLNSSDVEVGQMLTMHPKIKGVGFTGSINGGMALYRLANQRREPIPVFAEMGSINPVVALPEVLEEKSAYWAAQYAGSITMGAGQFCTNPGLIIGIKGAGFTNFITKLSAEIEKIEPTCMLHPNIHEGYERGKQELSKQPNIKEVASFKDTIAPNYAAQKVVTVEAGDFLANPILHREVFGPFSIVVQCTDKEELVKVIDHLEGQLTGTILGTEGEIKNFPEVANAMVNRVGRIIFNGVPTGVEVCPSMMHGGPFPASTDSRFTSVGTSAIKRWVRPVSFQSWPEELLPEALRNSNAQGIMRLVDGEYTDRNI
- a CDS encoding dihydrodipicolinate synthase family protein; the protein is MEMKWEGVMPAVTTKFTRTDTLDLEMFEVNINAQLNAGVSGIILGGTLGEASTLTDEEKNTLIQETVRMVNGMVPVVINIAEQTTKGAIAAAHKAEIFGASGLMMLPPMRYKANDLETVTYFKAVAKSTDLSIMVYNNPVDYGIMVTLDMFEELLSINNIQAVKESTRDISNITRMKNRFGDRLKILTGVDTLGLESILMGADGWVAGLVCAFPAETVAIYKLAKAGRIKEALAIYRWFLPLLELDITPQLVQNIKLAEVATGLGTEIVRAPRLPLSGEERKRVLKIIEEGVKTRPKPTQI
- a CDS encoding M28 family peptidase, which produces MKRILFVALGLTMACNSSQKTVTKQTDQKLANVDPFTYAETITESELKDHLYIYASDEFEGRDTGKPGQKMAVEYIRAEYVKLGIPAAKADGDYFQDVPLSINKLPIGGITINGKDYRNGEGVLSFSSASGKYDNLVYVSNGIEEENYSDYAGLDVKGKIVLMKAGEPVNADGTYTLSGNDEKSVWSNMSESIGKRMELAEAKGALGVLYFDGDNYNRFKNRFNYMQTNDSGRMGLKADDAGDFFNLIIDATIANALLPNILEENKSKSVPTQLELNIESDNEEIHSENVVAFIKGSEKPNEYIIISSHLDHVGVNKEGEIFNGADDDGSGTVGMLEIAQAFKAAADAGHGPKRSIVFLHVTAEEKGLLGSKFYADYDPIFPLANTVANLNIDMIGRIDPNRKGDRNYIYLIGSDKLSTELHDLSEEVNQKYMNIELDYTYNDENDPNRFYYRSDHYNFAKNNIPIIFYFNGTHEDYHLPGDTPDKINYDLLENRSRLVFLTAWELANRDARIIVDKVAK
- the leuC gene encoding 3-isopropylmalate dehydratase large subunit; this encodes MKKTLFDKVWDSHVVHTIENGPDVLFIDRHMIHEVTSPVAFLGLKSRGIPVMYPEKTFATADHNTPTINQHLPVEDPLSANQLRALEENSKLHGISYWGLGHEKNGIVHVVGPEYGITQPGATIVCGDSHTSTHGAFGAIAFGIGTSEVEMVLATQCIMQQKAKSMRINVNGSLSRGVTPKDVALYIISKLSTSGATGYFVEYAGEVFRNMSMEGRMTVCNLSIEMGARGGMIAPDEQTFEYIKGREFTPVGEAWDKAMAYWSTLKTDDGAQFDQEVTFDAADIEPMITYGTNPGMGMGISNGIPMAEAVEGGVATYKKSLQYMAFNEGDNMIGKPIDFVFLGSCTNGRIEDFRAFASIVKGRKKADNVTAWLVPGSHNVVTSIREEGILDILHEAGFELREPGCSACLAMNDDKVPTGKYAVSTSNRNFEGRQGPGSRTLLASPLVAAAAAVTGKVTDPRVLMEELV